DNA from Rhizobacter sp. J219:
CTGGGCGACTCCGTCCTGCAGTTCTCCACCATCATCGGCGCGTACCTGTTCGCGATGGGCATCGGATCGTGGCTGTCGCGCTACTTCGAGCGCCAACTGGTGGCGCACTTTCTGCGCATCGAGCTGCTGGTGGGTTTCATCGGCGGGTTGATGCCGGCGGCGCTGTTTGCGCTGCAGACGCTCCCGTCGACCAGCTTCCGTTTCGTGCTCTACAGCCTGGTGCTGCTGGTCGGCACCCTGGTGGGGCTGGAGATCCCGCTGGTGATGCGCATCCTGAAGCGCCACTTCAGCGAGCGTTATGCGCTGAAGGACCTCGTGTCGCAGGTGCTGACCTTCGACTACCTCGGCGCGCTCGCGGTGGCGGTGGCGTTCCCGCTGTTGCTGGTGCCGCACCTCGGGCTGGTGCGCACCGGCGCCTTCTTCGGACTGCTCAACGCCGCGGTGGCGGTGTGGGCCTTGTGGCTCTTTCGCGGCGAGCTGCGCCAGCTGTGGGCGCATGTCGTCGCGTGCCTGGGCGTGATCGCGGCGCTGTCGGTGGCGATGGCCTATGCCGATCGCATCAGCACCTGGGCCGAAGACCGCTTCTACGCCGACCGCATCGTCTACAGCGAGACCAGCCGCTACCAGCGCGTGGTCGTCACCTCCGGGCGTGCCGGCGTGCGGCTCTTCCTCAACGGCAACCTGCAGTTCCATTCGCGCGACGAGTACCGCTACCACGAGGCGCTGGTGCACCCGGCGATGGCGGCCCACGGTGCGCCCAAGCGCGTGCTGGTGCTCGGCGGCGGTGACGGCATGGCGGTGCGCGAGGTGCTCAAGCACCCGAGCGTGGAGGCGGTGACGCTGGTCGAGTCTCGACCCGCACATGACCCGGCTCTTCGCCGAGCAGCCGCTGCTGCGCGAACTCAACGGCGATGCCTTGCGCTCGCCCAAGCTCACCATCGTCAACGCCGATGCCTTTGCCTGGCTCGAACAAAACCCGGGCAGCTTCGACGTGATCGTGGTCGACTTCCCCGACCCCACCAACTTCTCGCTCGGCAAGCTCTACACGACGAGCTTCTACACGCTGCTCGACGCGCACCTCGCCGCCTCGGGCTATGCGGTGGTGCAGACCACTTCGCCGCTGATCGCACGCAAGAGCTACTGGACGGTCGCCGCGACGCTCGAAGCCGCCGGCCTGTCGATCACGCCCTACCACGCCCACGTGCCGAGCTTCGGCGAGTGGGGCTTCATCCTCGCAAGCCGCCGGCCCTTCCGCCTGCCGACCGCCTTGCCGCCGGGCCTGCGCTTCCTCACCGTCGAAGGCCTGCCCGGCCTGCTGCAGTTCCCGCCCGACATGGCGCGGGTGCCGGCTGAGCCCAACCGCCTGTCGAACCAAGTGCTGGTGCAGACCTTCGAGCAGGAATGGGGCCGGGTGCATCCGTGACGCTGAGCCGCCGGGGGCTGTTGTCTGCGGCTGCCAGCCTGCCGCTCTTGGCGAGCTGCCGGCGCTCGCCTGAGCCGCCATACGACGGCGGCTGGCTCGGCGCGCAGCACACACGTGGCCACCGCCTGCGTGACCTGAAAAGCGGCAGCCTGCCCGCACCGGCCGCCACACGGCGCGCCAACGTGCTCATCGTCGGCGCCGGTGTGGCCGGTCTCGCCTGCGCACGCGCGTTGGCGCAGCGCCGCGTCGACGATGTACACCTGCTCGACCTGGAAGACGCCCCCCGGCGGCAACAGCCGCAGCCACCAGATCGCCGGCATGGCCTGCCCGCTCGGCGCGCACTACCTGCCGGTGCCCGCCGAGGCCGACGTCGACCTGGTCGCGCTGCTGGAGGCGCTGGGCCTGAGCCGCGTCGTGCACGGCCGGCGCGTCTACGACGAGCGCCACCTCTGCCACAGCCCGCAGGAGCGCCTGTTCATCGACGGCCAGTGGCAGGAGGGCCTCTTGCCCGTGCACGACCAGCCCGAGGCCACGCTCGCGCAGTACCGGCGTTTCAGCGACGAAGTGACACGGGCGGCGGCGCTGGGCTTCAGCCTGCCGACGGCGCGCTCGCCGTGGACGCCGGCGCACCAGGCGCTCGACGCGGTGACCTTCGCCCACTGGCTCGACCAGCAGGGCCTCGATGCGCCGGCCCTGCGCATCTACCTCGACTACTGCTGCCGCGACGACTACGGCGCAACCGCCGCGCAGGTGTCGGCGTGGGCCGGGCTGCATTACTTCGCCAGCCGGCACGGCTTCCATGCCCCGGGCGATGCGGAGGCCGACACCCGCGAGGCGGTGCTCACCTGGCCGCAAGGCAACGGCTGGCTCACCGAGCGCCTGGCCGAACCGCAGCGCGAACGCCTGCACACCGGCCGCGTTGCCTTGCGCGTCGACGAAGGCCGCCACGAGGTGAACGTGGACGTGTGGGACGCGCAGGCCGAACGTGTCGAACGCTGGACCGCCCGGCAGCTGGTGCTCGCCACGCCGCTCTTCATCTCGGCCCGCCTGCTCGCGTCGCCCCCCGCGGCCTTGGTGGCCGCCGTCGCGCAGATGCGTTACGCGCCCTGGCTCGTGGCCAACCTGCACCTCGACACGCCGCTCGTCGACACCGGCGGCGCTCCACCCGCGTGGGACAACGTGCTGCACGGCAGCCCCGCCCTCGGCTATGTCGACGCCATGCACCAGAGCACCCGGCCGCACGCCGGCCCGACGGTGCTCACGAGCTACTGGGCCTTGGGCGGCGACAGCGCGGCGCAGCTGCTCGCGAACCGCAGTCGACTGCTGCAGGACGGCTGGGCCGCGTGGTCACGCACCGTGCTCGACGATCTGGCGAAAGCCCACCCCGACCTGCCGGGCAAGGTCAAGCGCATCGACCTCATGCGCTACGGCCATGCGATGAGCATCCCGCTGCCCGGCCTGCGCGGCAGCGCGGCGCTGCAGGCGCTGTCAGGCCCGGCCGGCCGTGTGCACTTCGCGCACAGCGATCTGTCGGGCTACTCGGTGTTCGAAGAGGCGTTCTTCCACGGCACGCGCCTCGGCCGGCGCCTAGGGAAGCTCTGAGCGCATCAGCGCTTCGATCTCGTCGGCCTGCACCGGCACGCCCCGGCTGATCAGCTCGCAGCCGTGGGCCGTGAGCACCGCGTCGTCTTCGATGCGGATGCCGATGTGCCAGTAGCGCTCGGGCACACCCTCGGCCGGGCGCACGTAGAGGCCGGGTTCGAGCGTCACCACCATGCCCGGCTCGAGCTTGCGCGACGGGTGTTTGACGACACGACCGCCCAGGTAGTCGGGCTGCTCGAAGGGGGCTTCGTCGCGCGCCAGGTAGTCGCCGGTGTCGTGCACGTCGCGGCCCAGCCAGTGGCCGGTGCCGTGCATGAAGAACTGGCGGTAATGGGCCTTCTCGATCACGTCGTCGAGCGAGCCGTGGCGGTCGGGGCTCAGCAGCCCGGTGTCGAGCATGCCTTGCGCCAGCACCCGCACCGCGGCGTGGTGCGCGTCGCGGTGGCGCAGGCCGGGGCGGGTGGCGGCGACGGCGGCTTCCTGCGCGGCGACCACGATGTCGTACAGCTCGCGTTGCGGCGCGCTGTAGCGGCCGCTGGCGGGGAAGGTGCGGGTGACATCGCTCGCATAACCGTCGAACTCGCAGCCGGCGTCGATCAGGCACAGCTCATCGGCACGCAGGCGGGCGGCGCCGGCGCTGTGGTGCAGCACGCAGGCGTTGCGCCCGGCTGCCACGATGGAGGGATAGGCCGGCCCCGCGGCGCCGTGGCGGCGGAACTCGTGCAGCAGCTCGGCCTCGATCTCGTATTCGGCGACGCTGCCGGCCGGGTCGGCGCGGAAGCGCGCGGCGCAGAAGCGCATCGCGCGCCGGTGCGCGCCGGCCGAGATGCCGGCCGCGCGGCGCATCAGCGCGAGCTCGTCGTCGCGCTTGAAGAGGCGCATCTCGTCGAGCAGCACGCCCAGGTCGCGGTGGGTCGACGGCGGTGCGTGGCCGAAGTGCGACTGCGCGCGCACCTCGGCCAGCCATCCGTCGAGGCGTTGGTCCAGCGGCTCGTCGCCGCTGCCGAACACCGTCCACACCGCAGGCGCCTGGTTCAGCAACTCGGGCAGGCGCCGGTCGAGCTGCGACAGCGGGTAGGCGGCGGCGACGCCGAGCGTCTCGCGCGCCGCGTCGGGCCCGAGGCGCACGCCGGTCCACACCTCCTGCTCGGGGTGCTTCTCGCGGCAGAAGAGTTCGCTGTGACCGTCTGCGCGCAGCACCAGCACGGCTTCCGGTTCGTCGAAGCCGGTGAGGTAGTGGAAGTGGCTGTCGGCGCGGAAGGGGTGCTCGGTGTCGCGGCTGCGGGTGACCTCGGGCGCCGTCATCACGATGGCCACGCCGCCGCCGGCCGCGTGCAGGCGCCGGGCCAGTTCGGCGCGGCGTTCGTGCAAAGGATGCAATGGGTGCAACGGGGACGGCGGGGTTTGCTGCGCCGGGGCAGCCGGGGCATTCATCAGGCTTTGCCGGAGCCTTCGACGTGCTTGACGGCCGGGGGCAGGTCGGGCGACTGGGCCTGCTTGCGCAGGCGGCGCAGCTCGCGCATCAGCTCGCGGTCGACCGACGAGGGCTCGCGCGCCGCACGGGCCGCCGCTTCGCTGCCTTCGTCGGCCGAGCGTTTGACGGCCTCGCGGTCGCCGGCCAGCTGCTGGCGGGTGCGGATGTGGTTGGCCAGTGCTTCCACGGCTTCCACTTCGCTGTGTGCGTCGGTCTTGGGCAGGGCCACCACGCGCTTGTCGTTCATGCGCATGTTGAGCCGGCAGCTGCGGTTGCGGTTGAGGTGGCGCAGGGTGTAGCCGGGCGCGTCGGCCTCGGACACCGACACGTCACGGATGTTCTCGATCGCTACCTGGTGCACCTTGTGGCCGAAGCCGCGCTGGAACCACACGTAGCTCGCGCTGACCGTGACCCGCTCCCAGCGCGCCATGTCGAGCGCCACCGCGCCCAGCAGCATCAGCACACCCACGGCGCTGACCCAGCCCAGCTTCCAGGTCATGCCCACCCACATCACCACGCCCGAGGCGAGCACCAGGGTGACGACTTCGAGCATCGCGCGGTCGGCGGTGCCATAGACGCGCCGCTCGTAGCCCGCGACTTCGGGCTCGCCGCTGGCCAGCGGATAGACCGCCGAGGCCACCGCCTTGGCGCCGCGGCTGAGCAGGATGTGGCCGGCCACCGCGATGGCCAGCAGGAACGGCAGGGCGAGTACATGCGTCACAGGACGAAAGGTAGCGCGAACCTCGCGCCGGCGAAAGGCCCGGGCGTAACCCGGTCAAAAGCGGGCCGACACACGGTTGATTCGGTGGTTCGAGCGGCCACACCGCGTGGCTAAGATGCTTCAGTCCAATCACGGGGAAACCATGCACTACCGGCGTCTGGGCCGCAGCGGCCTCCAGCTGAGCGCGTTGTCGCTCGGCTCCTGGGTCACCTACCACCAGCAGGTGGATGCCCGTGCGGCCGTCGAGCTGATGGCCGCCGCGATGGACGCCGGCATCAACTTCTTCGACAACGCCGAGGCCTACGCCGAAGGCCAGGCCGAGGTGGTGATGGGCGAGGCGCTGAGGGCACTCAAACGACCGCGCCTGAGCTACGTCGTCTCGACCAAGTTCTTCTGGGGCCTCCACCATGGCGGCAACAAGGTCAATCAGCTCAACACGCTCAACCGCAAATACCTGATGCAGGCCATCGACGGTTCGCTCCGGCGCCTGCAGCTGGAGCACGTCGACCTCGTCTACTGCCACCGGCCCGACCCCGAGACGCCCATCGAGGAGACCGTGCAGGCCATGAGCGACATGGTCACGCAGGGCAAGGCCTTGTACTGGGGCACGAGCGAGTGGTCGGCCAAGCAGATCCGCGCCGCCTACGACTTCGCCGAGCGCGAACGGCTGCATCGCCCGCGGATGGAGCAGCCGCAGTACCACCTCTTCAGCCGGGCGCGCGTCGAACGCGAGTACAAGCGCCTGGTCGACGACCTCGGGCTCGGCCTCACCACCTGGAGCCCGCTCGCCAGTGGGCTGCTCACCGGCAAGTACCGCGACGGGGTGCCGCCGGGCAGCCGGGGCGCCCTGCAGGACATGGGCTGGCTGGCCAAGAACCTCACCGACCCGTCGCGCAACGCCGCCGTCGCGCAGCTGGAGCCGATCGCCCGCGAGCTGGGCGGCACCGTGGCGCAACTGGCCATTGCCTGGGCGATGCGCAACCCGCAGGTGAGTACGGTGATCCTCGG
Protein-coding regions in this window:
- a CDS encoding aminopeptidase P N-terminal domain-containing protein; its protein translation is MNAPAAPAQQTPPSPLHPLHPLHERRAELARRLHAAGGGVAIVMTAPEVTRSRDTEHPFRADSHFHYLTGFDEPEAVLVLRADGHSELFCREKHPEQEVWTGVRLGPDAARETLGVAAAYPLSQLDRRLPELLNQAPAVWTVFGSGDEPLDQRLDGWLAEVRAQSHFGHAPPSTHRDLGVLLDEMRLFKRDDELALMRRAAGISAGAHRRAMRFCAARFRADPAGSVAEYEIEAELLHEFRRHGAAGPAYPSIVAAGRNACVLHHSAGAARLRADELCLIDAGCEFDGYASDVTRTFPASGRYSAPQRELYDIVVAAQEAAVAATRPGLRHRDAHHAAVRVLAQGMLDTGLLSPDRHGSLDDVIEKAHYRQFFMHGTGHWLGRDVHDTGDYLARDEAPFEQPDYLGGRVVKHPSRKLEPGMVVTLEPGLYVRPAEGVPERYWHIGIRIEDDAVLTAHGCELISRGVPVQADEIEALMRSELP
- a CDS encoding aldo/keto reductase — its product is MHYRRLGRSGLQLSALSLGSWVTYHQQVDARAAVELMAAAMDAGINFFDNAEAYAEGQAEVVMGEALRALKRPRLSYVVSTKFFWGLHHGGNKVNQLNTLNRKYLMQAIDGSLRRLQLEHVDLVYCHRPDPETPIEETVQAMSDMVTQGKALYWGTSEWSAKQIRAAYDFAERERLHRPRMEQPQYHLFSRARVEREYKRLVDDLGLGLTTWSPLASGLLTGKYRDGVPPGSRGALQDMGWLAKNLTDPSRNAAVAQLEPIARELGGTVAQLAIAWAMRNPQVSTVILGASKLAQLQDNLGALALSPKLTPEVLARIERITKPHAD
- a CDS encoding FAD-dependent oxidoreductase, with the translated sequence MYTCSTWKTPPGGNSRSHQIAGMACPLGAHYLPVPAEADVDLVALLEALGLSRVVHGRRVYDERHLCHSPQERLFIDGQWQEGLLPVHDQPEATLAQYRRFSDEVTRAAALGFSLPTARSPWTPAHQALDAVTFAHWLDQQGLDAPALRIYLDYCCRDDYGATAAQVSAWAGLHYFASRHGFHAPGDAEADTREAVLTWPQGNGWLTERLAEPQRERLHTGRVALRVDEGRHEVNVDVWDAQAERVERWTARQLVLATPLFISARLLASPPAALVAAVAQMRYAPWLVANLHLDTPLVDTGGAPPAWDNVLHGSPALGYVDAMHQSTRPHAGPTVLTSYWALGGDSAAQLLANRSRLLQDGWAAWSRTVLDDLAKAHPDLPGKVKRIDLMRYGHAMSIPLPGLRGSAALQALSGPAGRVHFAHSDLSGYSVFEEAFFHGTRLGRRLGKL